In the genome of Xanthobacteraceae bacterium, one region contains:
- a CDS encoding methylcrotonoyl-CoA carboxylase has translation MRALCATLDARRSEAALGGNEKSRARHTARGKLLPRERVMRLLDLGSPFLELSPLAAHGMYGEPIHAAGVITGIGRVSGREVVIVANDSTIKGGTYYPMTVKKHLRAQEVARENRLPCIYLVDSGGANLPQWPDVFPDREHFGRIFYNQATLSSLGIPQIASVMGSCTAGGAYVPAMSDETVIVRNQGTIFLGGPPLVKAATGEVVTAEDLGGGDVHARKSGVADHLAADDEHALQIVRNIVATFPRESGAGLGLRKPEEPLFASHELDGVIPADKRKPFDVHEIIARIVDGSHFEEFKALYGSTLVTGFAHLSGMPVGIVANNGILYSESSQKGAHFVELCCQRKIPLLFLQNITGFMVGREYEGRGIAKDGAKLVTAVSCAQVPKLTLIIGGSYGAGNYGMCGRAFGPRFLFTWPNARVSIMGAEQAASVLATVRRDNIEAEGKQWSAEEEAAFKAPIIQQYEEQGDPYFATARLWDDGIIQPADTRRVLSLALAATLNAPIPDTKFGVFRM, from the coding sequence ATGCGCGCGCTTTGTGCCACGCTGGACGCGCGCCGTTCCGAAGCCGCGCTCGGCGGCAACGAAAAGTCCCGTGCCCGCCATACAGCCCGCGGCAAGCTGCTGCCGCGCGAGCGCGTTATGCGGCTGCTCGATCTCGGTTCGCCGTTTCTCGAACTCTCGCCGCTCGCCGCGCACGGGATGTATGGCGAGCCGATCCATGCCGCCGGGGTGATCACCGGCATCGGCCGGGTGTCGGGCAGGGAAGTGGTGATTGTCGCGAACGACTCCACCATCAAGGGCGGCACCTATTACCCGATGACGGTGAAGAAGCATCTGCGCGCGCAGGAAGTTGCACGCGAGAACCGCCTGCCGTGCATTTATCTGGTCGACAGCGGCGGCGCGAACCTGCCGCAGTGGCCGGACGTGTTTCCGGACCGCGAACATTTCGGCCGCATCTTCTACAATCAGGCGACGTTGTCGTCGCTTGGGATTCCCCAGATCGCGAGTGTGATGGGTTCATGCACTGCGGGCGGCGCTTACGTTCCCGCAATGTCTGACGAAACGGTGATCGTGCGCAATCAGGGTACGATCTTTCTCGGTGGTCCACCGCTGGTGAAAGCTGCGACCGGTGAAGTCGTTACCGCAGAAGACCTCGGGGGCGGCGACGTGCATGCGCGCAAATCCGGCGTGGCCGATCATCTCGCGGCCGACGACGAGCACGCGCTGCAAATCGTCCGCAACATCGTTGCGACGTTCCCCCGCGAGTCGGGTGCAGGCCTTGGTCTGCGCAAGCCGGAAGAACCGCTGTTCGCGAGCCACGAACTCGACGGCGTGATCCCCGCCGACAAGCGCAAGCCCTTCGACGTGCACGAGATCATCGCGCGCATCGTGGACGGCTCGCACTTCGAGGAATTCAAGGCGCTCTACGGTTCGACGCTGGTGACGGGCTTCGCGCATCTCTCCGGCATGCCCGTCGGCATCGTCGCGAACAACGGCATCCTTTATTCGGAAAGCTCGCAGAAGGGCGCGCATTTCGTCGAACTATGCTGCCAGCGGAAGATCCCGCTCCTGTTCCTGCAAAACATCACCGGCTTCATGGTAGGCCGCGAATACGAAGGGCGAGGGATCGCGAAAGACGGCGCGAAACTCGTCACTGCCGTTTCCTGCGCGCAGGTGCCGAAGCTGACGCTCATCATCGGCGGCTCCTATGGTGCGGGTAACTACGGCATGTGCGGGCGTGCGTTCGGTCCGCGCTTCCTGTTCACATGGCCGAATGCGCGCGTCTCGATCATGGGCGCTGAGCAGGCGGCTTCCGTGCTCGCGACCGTGCGCCGCGACAATATCGAAGCCGAAGGCAAGCAGTGGAGCGCGGAAGAAGAAGCCGCGTTCAAGGCGCCGATCATCCAGCAGTACGAGGAGCAGGGCGATCCGTACTTCGCGACCGCGCGGCTGTGGGACGACGGCATCATCCAGCCCGCCGACACGCGCCGCGTGCTGTCGCTCGCGCTCGCGGCCACGCTCAACGCGCCGATA
- a CDS encoding glutathione S-transferase family protein, which yields MSLKLILGNKNYSSWSLRPWLALAEHDIAFEEEIINIYDPASKAKILEYSPAGKMPILLDGENTIWDSIAILETLADKFPQLDLWPKDPAARALARSVSAEMHSGFVPLRKAMPMNLKRAPAPPKAGIASDVQADIKRICDIFRDARTRFGARGDFLFGAFTAADCMFAPVATRLRTYAVRLDEPCEEYVGAIHGLSSFRRWKEAALKETWAQADYDAL from the coding sequence ATGTCCCTGAAACTCATCCTCGGCAATAAAAACTATTCCTCCTGGTCGCTGCGTCCCTGGCTCGCGCTGGCGGAACACGACATCGCGTTCGAGGAGGAGATCATCAACATCTACGACCCGGCGTCGAAGGCGAAGATTCTGGAATATTCGCCGGCCGGGAAAATGCCGATCCTGCTCGACGGCGAGAATACGATCTGGGATTCGATCGCAATTCTAGAAACGCTGGCCGACAAATTCCCGCAGCTCGATCTCTGGCCGAAAGATCCGGCCGCCCGCGCGCTGGCGCGTTCGGTTTCCGCCGAGATGCATTCCGGCTTCGTGCCGCTGCGCAAGGCGATGCCGATGAACCTCAAGCGAGCGCCTGCGCCACCGAAGGCAGGGATTGCCAGCGACGTGCAGGCGGACATCAAGCGCATCTGCGACATCTTCCGCGATGCCCGCACGCGCTTCGGGGCGAGGGGCGACTTCCTGTTCGGGGCGTTCACGGCAGCCGATTGCATGTTCGCGCCCGTGGCAACACGGCTGCGCACCTATGCGGTCAGGCTGGACGAGCCTTGCGAGGAGTATGTGGGGGCGATTCACGGCCTCTCGTCGTTCCGCCGTTGGAAGGAAGCGGCGCTGAAGGAGACGTGGGCGCAGGCGGATTACGATGCGCTCTAG